A stretch of the Actinoalloteichus fjordicus genome encodes the following:
- a CDS encoding ABC transporter permease: MTSGPPPEDVETPDEIATQTGRSAGEVTAASQWKLIWWRFRKHRMAMVGLYVMVAMYLVAAFAGFFAPFSTDSYSAEHAYQPPQLPKFSFSEGLYVHPTSGSTDLETLARVFEEDTSRVVELGFFVRGDEYSILGLFDADIHLFGPTDPTERFYLLGADRSGADLLSKIIYGSQISLSLGLAGVAISLLLGLILGGISGYFGGWIDTVIQRLIELIMSIPTLPLWLGLAAAVPPQWGPVRTYFMITIILSLLGWTSLARVIRGRLLQTRSEDYVMAARFDGVKTRRIISRHMLPSFASHIIATVSLAVPTMILAETSLSFLGLGLRAPAVSWGVLLQDAQNVQTVATAPWLMLPGLAVVVAVVAFNFVGDGLRDSADPYGRRAP; encoded by the coding sequence ATGACGAGCGGACCACCGCCCGAGGACGTCGAGACACCGGACGAGATCGCGACCCAGACCGGCAGGAGCGCGGGAGAGGTCACCGCCGCCTCGCAGTGGAAGCTGATCTGGTGGCGCTTCCGCAAGCATCGGATGGCGATGGTCGGCCTGTACGTGATGGTGGCGATGTACCTCGTCGCCGCCTTCGCGGGCTTCTTCGCCCCGTTCTCCACCGACTCCTACAGCGCCGAGCACGCCTACCAGCCGCCGCAGCTGCCCAAGTTCTCCTTCTCGGAGGGCCTCTACGTCCATCCGACCTCGGGCTCCACCGATCTGGAGACGCTGGCCCGCGTGTTCGAGGAGGACACCAGCCGCGTCGTCGAACTCGGCTTCTTCGTCCGGGGTGACGAGTACTCGATCCTCGGGCTGTTCGACGCCGACATCCACCTCTTCGGGCCGACGGACCCGACCGAGCGCTTCTACCTGCTCGGGGCCGACCGCTCGGGCGCCGACCTCCTGTCGAAGATCATCTACGGCTCGCAGATCTCCCTGTCCCTCGGCTTGGCAGGGGTGGCGATCTCCCTGCTGCTGGGGCTGATCCTCGGCGGGATATCCGGCTACTTCGGCGGCTGGATCGACACGGTGATCCAACGGCTGATCGAGCTGATCATGTCGATTCCGACGCTGCCGCTCTGGTTGGGACTGGCCGCCGCCGTCCCGCCGCAGTGGGGGCCGGTCCGCACCTACTTCATGATCACGATCATCCTCTCGCTGCTGGGCTGGACCAGCCTGGCCAGGGTGATCCGAGGCAGGCTGCTCCAGACCCGCAGCGAGGACTACGTCATGGCGGCCCGCTTCGACGGCGTCAAGACCCGACGCATCATCTCCCGGCACATGCTGCCGTCCTTCGCCTCGCACATCATCGCGACGGTGAGCCTGGCCGTGCCGACGATGATCCTGGCCGAGACCTCGCTGTCCTTCCTCGGACTGGGGCTGCGGGCCCCGGCCGTCTCGTGGGGCGTGCTGCTTCAGGACGCCCAGAACGTGCAGACGGTCGCGACGGCGCCGTGGCTCATGCTCCCCGGCCTGGCGGTGGTGGTCGCCGTCGTGGCCTTCAACTTCGTCGGCGACGGGCTGCGTGACTCCGCCGACCCCTACGGCAGGAGAGCACCGTGA
- a CDS encoding LacI family DNA-binding transcriptional regulator has protein sequence MSVTLADVAKATGLSASTVSRALSDPDKVNPSTRERVRKIARDMGYVPNLLARSLTAGRNDIVGLIVPDIANPFFPPIIKAVQARATSKGKTVLIADVDEHPADELHRARVMRKRVDGLIVVSPRTPDDQLAALAELRPIVFVNRELPGTASVIIENSDGMREAVEHLTALGHRRIGYLNGPRRSWSNIQRQNAVRQACADQGAELVEFGPFEPQIQAGVRAADLVHASGMTAVIAYDDMIALGLMARLNERGIRVGPDISVIGIDDSPMSGMAYPTLTSIHVPGAEAGAAAVDIVLDLADAPDDAPPPVRQLETRLIVRGSTSPVPG, from the coding sequence ATGAGTGTCACTCTCGCCGATGTCGCCAAGGCGACCGGCCTGTCCGCCTCCACCGTGTCGCGTGCGCTGTCGGACCCGGACAAGGTCAATCCGTCCACTCGCGAACGCGTCCGCAAGATCGCGCGCGACATGGGATACGTGCCGAATCTCCTCGCCCGCTCGCTCACGGCGGGCCGCAACGACATCGTCGGGCTGATCGTCCCCGACATCGCCAATCCCTTCTTCCCGCCGATCATCAAGGCCGTGCAGGCTCGGGCGACCAGCAAGGGCAAGACCGTGCTCATCGCGGACGTCGACGAGCATCCGGCCGACGAACTCCACCGCGCCAGGGTCATGCGCAAGCGCGTCGACGGGCTGATCGTCGTCTCGCCGCGCACGCCGGACGATCAGCTCGCCGCACTCGCCGAGCTCCGGCCCATCGTGTTCGTCAACCGCGAACTGCCGGGCACCGCGAGCGTCATCATCGAGAACTCGGACGGGATGCGGGAGGCCGTCGAGCACCTGACCGCGCTCGGTCATCGTCGGATCGGCTATCTCAACGGTCCTCGACGCTCCTGGTCGAACATCCAGCGGCAGAACGCCGTCCGGCAGGCCTGCGCCGATCAGGGCGCGGAGCTGGTGGAGTTCGGGCCGTTCGAGCCGCAGATCCAGGCGGGCGTCCGCGCCGCCGACCTCGTGCACGCCAGCGGGATGACGGCGGTCATCGCCTATGACGACATGATCGCCCTCGGCCTGATGGCCCGGCTCAACGAGCGCGGCATCCGCGTGGGCCCCGACATCAGCGTCATCGGCATCGACGACAGCCCGATGTCGGGCATGGCGTACCCGACGCTGACGTCCATCCACGTGCCGGGCGCGGAGGCGGGTGCGGCGGCGGTGGACATCGTGCTCGATCTCGCCGACGCCCCCGACGACGCGCCGCCGCCGGTCCGCCAGCTGGAGACCCGGCTGATCGTGCGCGGGTCGACCAGTCCGGTGCCCGGCTGA
- a CDS encoding sugar phosphate isomerase/epimerase family protein, translated as MSETTSGSDLDVGVQLYSVRELLATDRAATFAALAAGGIGFLEPYDVISDPGGLRADAEAAGLAIRSAHVKIPADLAELPALADTVAGLGADTLVVPRSEPAEWSTSADIGRVADRLALVIDIAAGAGLRVAYHNHHWEAGPLADGRSGLLELLAAAPSELLFQLDLYWAHVGGADVVELIRALGPRLHSVHVKDGPGIVEGDQTVLGRGVLGLAAMLAEVPASAARILEIDRCADPVLDVLVANRAALPAMDSRVSEVSS; from the coding sequence GTGAGCGAGACGACATCCGGATCGGACCTCGACGTCGGTGTGCAGCTCTACTCGGTCCGCGAGCTGCTGGCGACCGACCGGGCCGCGACCTTCGCCGCGCTGGCGGCGGGCGGGATCGGTTTCCTCGAGCCCTACGACGTGATCTCGGACCCTGGCGGACTCCGAGCCGACGCCGAGGCGGCAGGTCTGGCGATCCGCAGCGCGCATGTGAAGATCCCGGCCGACCTCGCGGAGCTGCCCGCGCTGGCGGACACCGTCGCCGGGCTCGGCGCCGACACCCTCGTGGTGCCGCGCTCGGAGCCCGCCGAATGGTCGACCTCGGCCGACATCGGGCGCGTCGCCGATCGGCTGGCCCTGGTGATCGACATCGCCGCCGGGGCGGGACTGCGCGTGGCCTATCACAATCACCACTGGGAGGCGGGCCCGCTCGCCGACGGCCGCAGCGGGCTGCTGGAGCTGCTGGCGGCGGCGCCGAGCGAGCTGCTGTTCCAGCTCGACCTCTACTGGGCCCACGTGGGCGGCGCGGACGTCGTCGAGCTGATCCGCGCGCTGGGTCCCCGGCTGCACTCCGTGCACGTCAAGGACGGTCCCGGCATCGTCGAGGGCGATCAGACGGTGCTCGGCCGGGGCGTGCTGGGGCTGGCCGCGATGCTGGCCGAGGTCCCGGCCTCGGCCGCGCGAATCCTGGAGATCGACCGGTGCGCCGATCCGGTCCTGGATGTGCTGGTGGCTAACAGGGCGGCGCTGCCCGCCATGGACTCCCGGGTGTCGGAGGTGTCGTCATGA
- a CDS encoding Gfo/Idh/MocA family protein, translating into MTQAGADRLRVGVVGCGTISRAYLENLIRIPSVRVVACGDLLPERAAEAAALAGVDVWGGPETVVGSPDVDLVLNLTIPAVHAEVAEAALAAGQHVYGEKPIANSRAELAGLVAAAERADRRLGSAPDTFLGAGVQSAIRFIQAGGIGRPLSAVVSCQGPGPESWHPAPEFLFAAGGGPLLDMGPYYVTALVAMLGPVERVSAVARQAWSERVIGSGPRAGTRFPVVAPTHTSAQIELACGAVVTAVFSFDTALRRQGVLEVNGTEGTLRLPDPNRFDGVLRLRRPGAQEWEDLPTVGATLGRGLGVAEMAEAIRAGRPHRADARLAGHVLDTLLSIGESAEQARFVPVTSRCASPAPLGDDWSPLAGADPTP; encoded by the coding sequence ATGACTCAGGCAGGTGCGGATCGGCTGCGCGTCGGCGTCGTCGGCTGCGGCACGATCAGCCGGGCCTATCTGGAGAACCTGATCAGGATTCCGTCGGTGCGGGTGGTCGCCTGCGGCGATCTCCTGCCGGAACGGGCCGCCGAGGCGGCGGCCCTCGCAGGCGTCGACGTCTGGGGCGGGCCCGAGACCGTCGTCGGCAGTCCCGACGTCGACCTCGTCCTGAACCTCACGATCCCCGCCGTGCACGCCGAGGTGGCCGAGGCGGCGCTCGCCGCCGGGCAGCACGTCTACGGCGAGAAGCCGATCGCGAATTCCCGCGCGGAGCTGGCCGGTCTCGTTGCCGCCGCCGAACGGGCGGATCGGCGGCTGGGCAGCGCCCCGGACACGTTCCTCGGGGCGGGGGTCCAGTCCGCGATCCGCTTCATCCAGGCGGGCGGCATCGGCCGTCCACTGTCGGCGGTCGTCAGTTGCCAGGGACCGGGCCCCGAGAGCTGGCATCCGGCACCGGAGTTCCTCTTCGCGGCGGGCGGCGGCCCCTTACTCGACATGGGCCCGTACTACGTGACCGCGCTGGTCGCGATGCTCGGGCCGGTGGAGCGGGTCTCCGCGGTGGCGCGGCAGGCCTGGTCGGAGCGGGTCATCGGGTCGGGCCCGCGTGCCGGGACGAGGTTTCCCGTCGTCGCGCCCACCCACACCTCCGCGCAGATCGAGCTGGCCTGCGGCGCGGTCGTCACCGCCGTCTTCAGCTTCGACACCGCCCTGCGTCGGCAGGGGGTGCTGGAGGTGAACGGGACCGAGGGGACGCTTCGACTGCCCGACCCCAACCGCTTCGACGGAGTGCTGCGACTACGCAGGCCGGGAGCGCAGGAGTGGGAGGACCTGCCCACCGTCGGTGCGACGCTCGGGCGGGGGCTCGGCGTCGCGGAGATGGCCGAGGCGATCCGAGCGGGCAGGCCGCATCGGGCGGACGCCCGGCTGGCGGGGCACGTGCTCGACACGCTGTTGAGCATCGGCGAATCGGCGGAGCAGGCGCGGTTCGTGCCCGTTACGTCACGGTGTGCGAGCCCTGCGCCGCTCGGTGACGACTGGAGTCCGCTCGCGGGCGCGGACCCGACGCCGTAG
- a CDS encoding ABC transporter substrate-binding protein: protein MTERTTVSRRALLKFGGGATAAVALFGISACTGDEAPNPFGDTAGGDPDALESPLLAERVAAGELPPLTERLPVNPLVVEPWESTGRFGGTIRRAQTDALDNGILQAFAGVGLLEWNKAADASQPSLAETFEKSDDNRVYTFVLREGLRWSDGEPFTSADVLFTVDRFLKNDVFWPGPPFWFSDAGQQRPEVETPDERTVVITFERPFALFEKFLCHPAVSYQFIKPRHYLEQFHPDVTDRAVVDEAASAAGFDSWDQYFADRDNWWTNPERPVMGAFMVTSSASGGSGTAELERNPYYYKTDPDGRQLPYVDHVQVQVLEQDALDLRAANGDLDMQGHFLGYNTTQVYVQNAESRGFEVLRWQATASLLSICPNLSHQDPVLREVLADVRVRAALSHAIDREEMNTTLLGGLGVARHPLATEDSDYYVEGGGQRFLDYDVAEAERLLDEAGLADRNGAGTRLLPDGRPFELVLLYVANDSGVPQTDAFEMVRRNWAEIGVSIVVRPVDGTLYTELRASNDFDLDGTTMPENDWDLEPVWFIPTASNSHTAPGYGQWYSSGGTEGIEPTDEIKQLMDEWDALRTAENDEARIESGRAIMRQHDENVYAIGLLKLPFQPIVVNNGLRNVRDDDPALSFYYGREGISKPEQMYFSEPTS, encoded by the coding sequence ATGACAGAGCGGACCACGGTATCGCGCAGAGCGCTGCTGAAGTTCGGTGGCGGGGCGACGGCCGCCGTCGCACTGTTCGGGATCTCGGCGTGCACCGGCGATGAGGCCCCGAATCCATTCGGCGACACCGCAGGCGGCGACCCGGACGCGCTGGAGTCGCCGCTGCTGGCCGAGCGGGTCGCGGCAGGCGAGCTGCCGCCGCTGACCGAGCGGCTTCCGGTCAATCCGCTGGTGGTGGAGCCCTGGGAGAGCACCGGACGCTTCGGCGGCACCATCCGGCGGGCCCAGACCGACGCCCTGGACAACGGAATCCTCCAGGCCTTCGCGGGCGTCGGGCTGTTGGAGTGGAACAAGGCGGCCGACGCCTCCCAGCCCAGCCTCGCCGAGACCTTCGAGAAGAGCGACGACAACCGCGTCTACACCTTCGTGCTGCGCGAGGGCCTGCGCTGGTCGGACGGCGAGCCCTTCACCTCGGCGGATGTGCTCTTCACCGTGGACCGCTTCCTGAAGAACGACGTGTTCTGGCCGGGCCCGCCGTTCTGGTTCTCCGACGCGGGACAGCAGCGCCCCGAGGTGGAGACGCCCGACGAGCGCACCGTCGTCATCACCTTCGAGCGGCCCTTCGCGCTGTTCGAGAAGTTCCTCTGTCATCCGGCGGTGAGCTACCAGTTCATCAAGCCCCGCCACTACCTCGAGCAGTTCCACCCCGACGTCACCGACCGGGCGGTCGTCGACGAGGCCGCCTCGGCGGCGGGCTTCGACTCCTGGGACCAGTACTTCGCCGACCGGGACAACTGGTGGACCAACCCGGAACGGCCGGTCATGGGCGCCTTCATGGTGACCAGCTCCGCCTCGGGCGGCAGCGGCACCGCCGAGCTGGAGCGCAACCCGTACTACTACAAGACCGACCCGGACGGCAGGCAGCTGCCGTACGTCGACCACGTCCAGGTCCAGGTGCTCGAACAGGACGCACTCGACCTGCGCGCCGCCAACGGCGACCTGGACATGCAGGGACACTTCCTCGGTTACAACACCACCCAGGTGTACGTGCAGAACGCGGAGAGCCGGGGCTTTGAGGTCCTGCGCTGGCAGGCGACGGCCAGCCTGCTGTCGATCTGCCCGAACCTCTCGCATCAGGACCCGGTGCTGCGGGAGGTGCTCGCCGACGTCCGGGTGCGGGCGGCCCTCTCCCACGCGATCGACCGCGAGGAGATGAACACGACCCTGCTCGGCGGGCTGGGCGTCGCCCGCCATCCGCTCGCCACCGAGGACTCCGACTACTACGTCGAGGGCGGCGGGCAGCGCTTCCTCGACTACGACGTCGCCGAGGCGGAGCGGCTGCTCGACGAGGCGGGCCTCGCCGACCGCAACGGCGCCGGGACCAGGCTGCTGCCCGACGGCAGGCCCTTCGAGCTGGTGCTGCTGTACGTCGCGAACGACTCGGGCGTTCCGCAGACCGACGCCTTCGAGATGGTCCGGCGCAACTGGGCCGAGATCGGCGTCTCCATCGTCGTACGGCCGGTCGACGGCACCCTGTACACCGAGCTGCGGGCGAGCAACGACTTCGACCTGGACGGCACCACGATGCCGGAGAACGACTGGGACCTGGAACCGGTGTGGTTCATCCCCACCGCCAGCAACAGTCACACCGCACCCGGCTACGGCCAGTGGTACTCCAGCGGCGGCACGGAGGGCATCGAGCCGACCGACGAGATCAAGCAGCTCATGGACGAGTGGGACGCCCTGCGCACGGCCGAGAACGACGAGGCCCGCATCGAGTCCGGCCGCGCGATCATGCGGCAGCACGACGAGAACGTCTACGCGATCGGACTGCTCAAGCTGCCCTTCCAACCGATCGTCGTGAACAACGGGCTGCGCAACGTCCGCGACGACGATCCGGCGCTGTCGTTCTATTACGGCAGAGAGGGCATCTCGAAGCCGGAGCAGATGTACTTCTCCGAGCCGACCTCCTGA
- a CDS encoding ABC transporter permease → MLRFIIMRVLHVIPTLVAISVIAFFIIQLPPGDFLTTQIASLEAQGQSLDPAQLDALRARYGIGDPFWVQYWKWISNILLHGDFGLSFQFQRPVSALIAERLPLTLALGVATLLFTWAIALPAGVYSAMKQHSFGDYTISGIGFIALAVPNFLAALVLAYLGFELFGQSVGGLFSPEMVNAPWSMAKFVDLLEHLWIPVLVIGLAGTAGVIRVTRANMLDELNKPYVTTARAKGLSEGRLVTKYPLRIAMNPFISTAGWHLPSLFDGEIIVAQVLALSTIGPLLLTALRSQDMYLAGGIILIIAVLTVIGTLLSDILLAAVDPRVRFGKA, encoded by the coding sequence ATGCTGCGCTTCATCATCATGCGGGTCCTGCATGTGATCCCGACGCTGGTCGCGATCTCCGTGATCGCCTTCTTCATCATCCAACTCCCGCCGGGCGACTTCCTCACCACGCAGATCGCCTCCCTGGAGGCGCAGGGACAGAGCCTGGACCCGGCACAGCTCGACGCACTGCGCGCCAGGTACGGCATCGGCGATCCGTTCTGGGTGCAGTACTGGAAGTGGATCAGCAACATCCTGCTGCACGGCGACTTCGGCCTGTCGTTCCAGTTCCAACGGCCGGTGTCGGCGCTCATCGCGGAGCGGTTGCCGCTGACCCTCGCACTCGGCGTCGCCACCCTGCTGTTCACCTGGGCGATCGCGCTGCCCGCCGGGGTCTACTCGGCCATGAAGCAGCACTCCTTCGGCGACTACACGATCTCGGGCATCGGCTTCATCGCCCTGGCGGTGCCGAACTTTCTCGCCGCGCTCGTGTTGGCCTACCTGGGCTTCGAACTGTTCGGGCAGAGCGTCGGCGGACTGTTCTCGCCGGAGATGGTCAACGCGCCGTGGAGCATGGCGAAGTTCGTCGACCTGCTGGAGCACCTGTGGATTCCGGTGCTGGTCATCGGCCTCGCGGGCACCGCAGGGGTCATCAGGGTGACCAGGGCGAACATGCTCGACGAGCTGAACAAGCCCTATGTCACCACGGCTAGGGCCAAGGGGCTCTCCGAGGGGCGGCTCGTGACCAAGTATCCGTTGCGGATCGCGATGAACCCGTTCATCTCGACGGCGGGCTGGCATCTGCCCTCGCTGTTCGACGGCGAGATCATCGTGGCCCAGGTGCTGGCCCTGAGCACCATCGGGCCGCTGCTGCTGACCGCGCTGAGGTCGCAGGACATGTACCTGGCGGGCGGCATCATCCTGATCATCGCCGTGCTGACGGTGATCGGGACGCTGCTCTCCGACATCCTGCTCGCGGCGGTCGATCCCCGCGTCCGATTCGGAAAGGCGTGA
- a CDS encoding Gfo/Idh/MocA family protein, protein MVFRSAGPPLRIGVVGNGNRGIIAKTAAELDGDARVVAACDPLPTAHARAKERFGPDVLTTSSLSELIATGLDAAFVTSPDHLHADQACALLEAGVAVFVDKPMATTLEDCDRMLATARRTGSRLYVGHNMRHMPVIRLMRDLVVDGRIGEVKAIWCRYFVGDGGDRFFKDWHADRSKVNSLLLQKGAHDIDVIHWLAGGYTRRVSAMGGLSVYGGITDRRDRTGELITDWIDRKNNWPPLAQTGLNPVVDVEDVSMMTMALDNGVYATYSECHFTPDYWRNYTVIGTEGRIENFGLGHEGVVRLWNRRTEFDAEGHEEFPIPEAEGGHHGADPALLREFLAFVRTGVPTDTSPVAAREAVAAGALATESMRTTGSALDVPPLDPELVRYFEEGQR, encoded by the coding sequence ATGGTATTTCGGTCAGCAGGACCGCCGCTCCGTATCGGAGTGGTCGGCAACGGTAATCGCGGCATCATCGCGAAGACGGCCGCCGAGCTGGACGGCGATGCCCGCGTCGTCGCGGCGTGTGATCCGCTGCCCACGGCGCACGCGCGCGCGAAGGAGCGGTTCGGCCCCGACGTGCTGACCACCTCCTCGCTGTCCGAGCTGATCGCGACCGGGCTCGACGCCGCGTTCGTGACCTCGCCCGACCATCTCCATGCCGACCAGGCCTGCGCCCTGCTCGAAGCGGGCGTCGCGGTCTTCGTGGACAAGCCGATGGCGACCACGCTCGAGGACTGCGACCGGATGCTGGCCACCGCGCGTCGCACCGGCAGCCGCCTCTACGTCGGGCACAACATGCGGCACATGCCGGTGATCCGATTGATGCGCGATCTCGTCGTGGACGGTCGGATCGGCGAGGTCAAGGCGATCTGGTGTCGCTACTTCGTCGGCGACGGCGGCGACCGCTTCTTCAAGGACTGGCACGCCGACCGCTCCAAGGTGAACTCCCTGCTGTTACAGAAGGGCGCGCACGACATCGACGTCATCCACTGGCTGGCGGGCGGCTACACCCGCCGGGTCAGCGCGATGGGCGGCCTGTCGGTCTACGGCGGCATCACCGACCGGCGCGACCGCACCGGCGAGCTGATCACCGACTGGATCGACCGGAAGAACAACTGGCCGCCGCTGGCGCAGACCGGACTCAATCCCGTCGTCGACGTCGAGGACGTGTCGATGATGACCATGGCGCTGGACAACGGCGTGTACGCCACGTACTCGGAATGTCATTTCACCCCGGACTACTGGCGCAACTACACCGTCATCGGCACCGAGGGGCGCATCGAGAACTTCGGTCTCGGGCACGAGGGCGTGGTGCGCCTGTGGAATCGGCGCACCGAGTTCGACGCCGAGGGGCACGAGGAGTTCCCGATTCCCGAGGCCGAAGGCGGGCATCACGGCGCGGACCCCGCGCTGCTGCGGGAGTTCCTGGCCTTCGTCCGGACCGGCGTGCCGACCGACACCTCCCCGGTGGCGGCGCGGGAGGCCGTCGCGGCGGGCGCACTGGCGACCGAGTCGATGCGCACCACCGGCTCCGCGCTGGACGTGCCCCCGCTCGACCCGGAGCTGGTCCGCTATTTCGAGGAGGGACAGCGGTGA
- a CDS encoding dipeptide ABC transporter ATP-binding protein, with protein sequence MIWRRRSAEEDRRGGLRAATVPASELRDPAAILDIQGLRTTFHTDEGAVHAVDGIDLLVRRAKTTCIVGESGSGKSATARSVIQVVDNPGRIEAGRILLRAEPDGDVVDMAALDQKGPAIRSIRGRDVGLVFQEPMSSLSPVHTIGNQISEMLAIHEKVKPKTVRDRVVQELERVGIPRPEERIDAYTFQLSGGMRQRAMIAMALACRPSLLIADEPTTALDVTTQAQILDLLAELKESMGMTMMFITHDLGVVAEIADEVVVMRHGRVVEQGSVDAIFHDPQAEYTKELLASLPGRSSASARRAADGPAAGEPAAAEPAAAGSATAEPDAPERATRQPATPGPAIVENRDAPQVSGAGGETTDVPLLRIDDLAMEFGAVSGSVFGGRRRREVVRAVDGVSLDIPEGTTVGLVGESGCGKTTLGRCVMRAYQPTRGRLLYRQDDGTQVDLATLNEKRLLPYRRQIRMVFQDPYGSLNPRMTIRQVIGEPLRAAGIASGSELSDRVEAMLERVGLKRSVINRYPHAFSGGERQRIGIARALITEPRLVIADEAVSALDVSVRTQILELLADLQSEFGLTYLFISHDLSVVERVCDRLAVMYFGTMVEQGVAAEVFENPRHDYTRALLSAVPVADPRLRGSRQRIVYRPDGAESAA encoded by the coding sequence GTGATCTGGCGACGGAGATCAGCCGAGGAGGACCGTCGCGGCGGTCTGCGCGCCGCGACGGTGCCCGCGTCGGAACTACGCGACCCGGCCGCGATCCTGGACATCCAGGGCCTGCGCACCACCTTCCACACCGACGAGGGCGCGGTGCACGCCGTCGACGGGATCGATCTCCTCGTCCGGCGGGCGAAGACGACCTGCATCGTCGGCGAGTCCGGCTCGGGCAAGTCCGCCACCGCGCGATCGGTGATCCAGGTGGTCGACAACCCCGGGCGGATCGAGGCGGGCCGCATCCTGCTGCGCGCCGAGCCCGACGGCGACGTCGTCGACATGGCGGCACTGGACCAGAAGGGACCGGCGATCCGCTCGATCCGCGGCCGGGACGTCGGACTCGTCTTCCAGGAGCCGATGTCCTCGCTGAGTCCGGTGCACACCATCGGCAACCAGATCAGCGAGATGCTGGCGATCCACGAGAAGGTCAAGCCCAAGACGGTGCGGGACCGGGTCGTCCAGGAGCTGGAGCGGGTCGGCATCCCCCGCCCGGAGGAGCGGATCGACGCCTACACCTTCCAGCTCTCCGGCGGGATGCGGCAACGGGCCATGATCGCGATGGCGCTGGCCTGTCGTCCCTCGTTGCTCATCGCGGACGAGCCGACCACCGCGCTCGACGTCACGACCCAGGCGCAGATCCTCGACCTGCTGGCCGAGCTGAAGGAGTCGATGGGGATGACGATGATGTTCATCACCCACGATCTCGGCGTGGTCGCCGAGATCGCCGACGAGGTCGTGGTGATGCGGCACGGCAGGGTGGTCGAGCAGGGCAGCGTCGACGCGATCTTCCACGATCCGCAGGCCGAGTACACCAAGGAGCTGCTCGCCTCGCTGCCCGGCCGCTCGTCGGCCTCGGCTCGGCGTGCGGCCGACGGGCCTGCCGCTGGGGAGCCTGCTGCTGCGGAGCCTGCTGCTGCGGGGTCGGCTACAGCGGAGCCGGACGCGCCGGAGCGGGCGACGCGGCAGCCTGCCACGCCGGGCCCCGCGATCGTCGAGAACCGGGACGCACCGCAGGTCTCCGGTGCAGGCGGCGAGACGACGGACGTGCCGTTGCTGCGCATCGACGACCTGGCGATGGAGTTCGGCGCCGTCTCCGGCTCGGTGTTCGGCGGCAGGCGCCGCCGCGAGGTGGTACGGGCCGTGGACGGCGTCTCGCTCGACATCCCGGAGGGGACCACCGTCGGCCTCGTCGGCGAATCGGGCTGTGGGAAGACGACGCTGGGCCGTTGCGTCATGCGCGCGTATCAGCCGACCAGGGGCAGGCTGCTCTATCGCCAGGACGACGGCACCCAGGTCGACCTGGCCACGCTGAACGAGAAGCGCCTGCTGCCCTACCGGCGGCAGATCCGCATGGTCTTCCAGGACCCCTACGGCTCGCTCAACCCCCGGATGACGATTCGGCAGGTGATCGGCGAGCCGCTGCGCGCGGCGGGAATCGCCTCGGGTTCGGAGCTGTCCGACCGGGTCGAGGCGATGCTGGAGCGCGTCGGGCTGAAGCGATCGGTGATCAACCGCTATCCGCACGCCTTCTCCGGCGGGGAACGGCAGCGGATCGGCATCGCCCGCGCGCTGATCACCGAACCCCGCCTGGTCATCGCCGACGAGGCGGTGTCCGCCCTGGACGTGTCGGTGCGGACCCAGATCCTGGAGCTGCTGGCCGACCTCCAGTCGGAGTTCGGGCTGACCTACCTGTTCATCTCCCACGACCTCTCGGTCGTCGAGCGGGTCTGCGATCGCCTCGCCGTCATGTACTTCGGCACCATGGTGGAACAGGGCGTCGCCGCCGAGGTCTTCGAGAACCCGAGGCACGACTACACGCGCGCGCTGCTCTCGGCGGTGCCGGTGGCCGATCCCCGGCTTCGGGGTTCGCGGCAGCGGATCGTCTATCGGCCCGACGGAGCGGAGTCGGCGGCCTGA